The proteins below are encoded in one region of Apostichopus japonicus isolate 1M-3 chromosome 4, ASM3797524v1, whole genome shotgun sequence:
- the LOC139966110 gene encoding cysteine sulfinic acid decarboxylase-like isoform X3, whose translation MADSRIGHENGISHKDPHNNTTFLRRVFELIVHDVLEDGKKEENKVIKFQYPKDLKKQLDLEIQDKSSTVDELMELCKSTIDNSVRTTHPFFNNQLWQGVDAVGLAGLYLAHALKTSVYTYEMAPVFLLVENAILQKIRDLCGFSEGDGIFCPGGSMGNMYAINLARYQINPEVKTKGVRGYQQSIIFTSDVSHYSITKGASFMGIGSDNIQIVKSDDAGRMLPDELEKAIVSTKEKGDTPMIVVATSGTTVQGAYDPLDKLADVCEKHGVWLHVDAAWGGSALLSRQHKYKMEGAHRVDSLCWCLHKMMGVPLQCSALVLNKKGDLLKHCHSASASYLFQSDKFYGAEYDTGDKSLQCARLSDAFKAWFMWKAKGDLLLEQEIDHKFDLAKQCADLLRNREGFRLLWEPECTNVCFWYIPPSLRNLPDGPELFDKLHKFAPILKQKMMTSGVMMVTYQPVKDKVNFWRMVFSNSEFTHQHLMKIIDDFESLAQDIEI comes from the exons ATGGCTGACAGCCGCATTGGTCACGAGAATGGGATTTCACACAAAGATCCACACAACAATACGACGTTCCTTCGACGTGTGTTCGAACTAATTGTTCACGATGTCCTTGAAGATgggaagaaagaagaaaataaag TCATCAAGTTCCAGTACCCGAAGGATCTGAAAAAACAGTTAGATCTGGAGATACAAGACAAATCTTCCACAGTCGATGAATTGATGGAACTGTGTAAATCCACCATAGACAACAGCGTTCGTACAA CGCATCCGTTTTTCAACAACCAGCTATGGCAGGGAGTGGATGCTGTGGGCTTGGCTGGTCTTTATCTAGCCCATGCTTTGAAAACAAGTGT TTATACTTACGAGATGGCGCCAGTATTCCTTCTCGTCGAAAACGCAATCCTTCAAAAAATACGAGATTTATGCGGGTTTTCTGAAGGGGATGGAATATTTTGTCCCG GTGGATCGATGGGCAATATGTACGCCATTAACCTCGCAAGATATCAAATCAACCCGGAAGTGAAAACAAAAGGGGTCAGAGGTTACCAACAGAGCATAATATTTACGTCAGATGTG AGTCACTATTCGATCACAAAAGGAGCTTCTTTCATGGGCATTGGTTCAGACAACATACAGATAGTAAAATCAGACGATGC AGGTAGAATGTTACCAGATGAATTGGAAAAGGCGATTGTTTCTACAAAAGAAAAG GGCGACACCCCAATGATCGTGGTAGCAACCTCCGGAACGACTGTTCAAGGAGCCTACGACCCTTTGGATAAACTTGCAGACGTGTGTGAAAAGCACGGTGTTTGGTTACATGTCGAT GCTGCCTGGGGAGGCAGTGCGCTGTTGTCACGGCAACACAAGTACAAAATGGAAGGTGCTCATCGCGTCGATTCGCTGTGCTGGTGTTTACATAAAATGATGGGTGTACCATTACAATGTTCTGCATTAGTTCTCAACAAAAAG GGTGATCTGTTAAAGCATTGTCATAGTGCTTCGGCGTCTTACCTATTCCAGTCTGATAAATTTTACGGTGCTGAGTATGACACCGGCGATAAGTCTCTGCAGTGCGCTCGGCTATCAGATGCCTTTAAGGCTTGGTTTATGTGGAAGGCCAAAGGGGACTTATTATTGGAACAAGAAATTGACCATAAGTTTGATCTGGCCAA ACAATGCGCAGACCTTTTACGAAACCGAGAGGGGTTCCGACTGCTATGGGAG CCTGAATGCACGAACGTCTGTTTCTGGTACATTCCACCGTCATTACGTAACTTACCAGATGGACCAGAACTATTTGACAAGTTGCATAAG TTTGCGCCAAttttaaaacagaaaatgaTGACGTCAGGGGTCATGATGGTTACGTATCAACCAGTTAAAGATAAGGTCAACTTCTGGCGGATGGTGTTTTCAAACAGCGAATTCACTCATCAgcatttgatgaaaataatcGATGACTTTGAGAGTTTAGCACAAGatattgaaatataa
- the LOC139966110 gene encoding cysteine sulfinic acid decarboxylase-like isoform X1, with amino-acid sequence MAMRSFIYRDMKVRKHFNRLILDSCKQYGFRMVASTRSFSTLTESSSKMADSRIGHENGISHKDPHNNTTFLRRVFELIVHDVLEDGKKEENKVIKFQYPKDLKKQLDLEIQDKSSTVDELMELCKSTIDNSVRTTHPFFNNQLWQGVDAVGLAGLYLAHALKTSVYTYEMAPVFLLVENAILQKIRDLCGFSEGDGIFCPGGSMGNMYAINLARYQINPEVKTKGVRGYQQSIIFTSDVSHYSITKGASFMGIGSDNIQIVKSDDAGRMLPDELEKAIVSTKEKGDTPMIVVATSGTTVQGAYDPLDKLADVCEKHGVWLHVDAAWGGSALLSRQHKYKMEGAHRVDSLCWCLHKMMGVPLQCSALVLNKKGDLLKHCHSASASYLFQSDKFYGAEYDTGDKSLQCARLSDAFKAWFMWKAKGDLLLEQEIDHKFDLAKQCADLLRNREGFRLLWEPECTNVCFWYIPPSLRNLPDGPELFDKLHKFAPILKQKMMTSGVMMVTYQPVKDKVNFWRMVFSNSEFTHQHLMKIIDDFESLAQDIEI; translated from the exons CAGCTTTTCAACTTTGACAGAATCATCGAGTAAAATGGCTGACAGCCGCATTGGTCACGAGAATGGGATTTCACACAAAGATCCACACAACAATACGACGTTCCTTCGACGTGTGTTCGAACTAATTGTTCACGATGTCCTTGAAGATgggaagaaagaagaaaataaag TCATCAAGTTCCAGTACCCGAAGGATCTGAAAAAACAGTTAGATCTGGAGATACAAGACAAATCTTCCACAGTCGATGAATTGATGGAACTGTGTAAATCCACCATAGACAACAGCGTTCGTACAA CGCATCCGTTTTTCAACAACCAGCTATGGCAGGGAGTGGATGCTGTGGGCTTGGCTGGTCTTTATCTAGCCCATGCTTTGAAAACAAGTGT TTATACTTACGAGATGGCGCCAGTATTCCTTCTCGTCGAAAACGCAATCCTTCAAAAAATACGAGATTTATGCGGGTTTTCTGAAGGGGATGGAATATTTTGTCCCG GTGGATCGATGGGCAATATGTACGCCATTAACCTCGCAAGATATCAAATCAACCCGGAAGTGAAAACAAAAGGGGTCAGAGGTTACCAACAGAGCATAATATTTACGTCAGATGTG AGTCACTATTCGATCACAAAAGGAGCTTCTTTCATGGGCATTGGTTCAGACAACATACAGATAGTAAAATCAGACGATGC AGGTAGAATGTTACCAGATGAATTGGAAAAGGCGATTGTTTCTACAAAAGAAAAG GGCGACACCCCAATGATCGTGGTAGCAACCTCCGGAACGACTGTTCAAGGAGCCTACGACCCTTTGGATAAACTTGCAGACGTGTGTGAAAAGCACGGTGTTTGGTTACATGTCGAT GCTGCCTGGGGAGGCAGTGCGCTGTTGTCACGGCAACACAAGTACAAAATGGAAGGTGCTCATCGCGTCGATTCGCTGTGCTGGTGTTTACATAAAATGATGGGTGTACCATTACAATGTTCTGCATTAGTTCTCAACAAAAAG GGTGATCTGTTAAAGCATTGTCATAGTGCTTCGGCGTCTTACCTATTCCAGTCTGATAAATTTTACGGTGCTGAGTATGACACCGGCGATAAGTCTCTGCAGTGCGCTCGGCTATCAGATGCCTTTAAGGCTTGGTTTATGTGGAAGGCCAAAGGGGACTTATTATTGGAACAAGAAATTGACCATAAGTTTGATCTGGCCAA ACAATGCGCAGACCTTTTACGAAACCGAGAGGGGTTCCGACTGCTATGGGAG CCTGAATGCACGAACGTCTGTTTCTGGTACATTCCACCGTCATTACGTAACTTACCAGATGGACCAGAACTATTTGACAAGTTGCATAAG TTTGCGCCAAttttaaaacagaaaatgaTGACGTCAGGGGTCATGATGGTTACGTATCAACCAGTTAAAGATAAGGTCAACTTCTGGCGGATGGTGTTTTCAAACAGCGAATTCACTCATCAgcatttgatgaaaataatcGATGACTTTGAGAGTTTAGCACAAGatattgaaatataa
- the LOC139966110 gene encoding cysteine sulfinic acid decarboxylase-like isoform X2, giving the protein MAMRSFIYRDMKVRKHFNRLILDSCKQYGFRMVASTRFSTLTESSSKMADSRIGHENGISHKDPHNNTTFLRRVFELIVHDVLEDGKKEENKVIKFQYPKDLKKQLDLEIQDKSSTVDELMELCKSTIDNSVRTTHPFFNNQLWQGVDAVGLAGLYLAHALKTSVYTYEMAPVFLLVENAILQKIRDLCGFSEGDGIFCPGGSMGNMYAINLARYQINPEVKTKGVRGYQQSIIFTSDVSHYSITKGASFMGIGSDNIQIVKSDDAGRMLPDELEKAIVSTKEKGDTPMIVVATSGTTVQGAYDPLDKLADVCEKHGVWLHVDAAWGGSALLSRQHKYKMEGAHRVDSLCWCLHKMMGVPLQCSALVLNKKGDLLKHCHSASASYLFQSDKFYGAEYDTGDKSLQCARLSDAFKAWFMWKAKGDLLLEQEIDHKFDLAKQCADLLRNREGFRLLWEPECTNVCFWYIPPSLRNLPDGPELFDKLHKFAPILKQKMMTSGVMMVTYQPVKDKVNFWRMVFSNSEFTHQHLMKIIDDFESLAQDIEI; this is encoded by the exons CTTTTCAACTTTGACAGAATCATCGAGTAAAATGGCTGACAGCCGCATTGGTCACGAGAATGGGATTTCACACAAAGATCCACACAACAATACGACGTTCCTTCGACGTGTGTTCGAACTAATTGTTCACGATGTCCTTGAAGATgggaagaaagaagaaaataaag TCATCAAGTTCCAGTACCCGAAGGATCTGAAAAAACAGTTAGATCTGGAGATACAAGACAAATCTTCCACAGTCGATGAATTGATGGAACTGTGTAAATCCACCATAGACAACAGCGTTCGTACAA CGCATCCGTTTTTCAACAACCAGCTATGGCAGGGAGTGGATGCTGTGGGCTTGGCTGGTCTTTATCTAGCCCATGCTTTGAAAACAAGTGT TTATACTTACGAGATGGCGCCAGTATTCCTTCTCGTCGAAAACGCAATCCTTCAAAAAATACGAGATTTATGCGGGTTTTCTGAAGGGGATGGAATATTTTGTCCCG GTGGATCGATGGGCAATATGTACGCCATTAACCTCGCAAGATATCAAATCAACCCGGAAGTGAAAACAAAAGGGGTCAGAGGTTACCAACAGAGCATAATATTTACGTCAGATGTG AGTCACTATTCGATCACAAAAGGAGCTTCTTTCATGGGCATTGGTTCAGACAACATACAGATAGTAAAATCAGACGATGC AGGTAGAATGTTACCAGATGAATTGGAAAAGGCGATTGTTTCTACAAAAGAAAAG GGCGACACCCCAATGATCGTGGTAGCAACCTCCGGAACGACTGTTCAAGGAGCCTACGACCCTTTGGATAAACTTGCAGACGTGTGTGAAAAGCACGGTGTTTGGTTACATGTCGAT GCTGCCTGGGGAGGCAGTGCGCTGTTGTCACGGCAACACAAGTACAAAATGGAAGGTGCTCATCGCGTCGATTCGCTGTGCTGGTGTTTACATAAAATGATGGGTGTACCATTACAATGTTCTGCATTAGTTCTCAACAAAAAG GGTGATCTGTTAAAGCATTGTCATAGTGCTTCGGCGTCTTACCTATTCCAGTCTGATAAATTTTACGGTGCTGAGTATGACACCGGCGATAAGTCTCTGCAGTGCGCTCGGCTATCAGATGCCTTTAAGGCTTGGTTTATGTGGAAGGCCAAAGGGGACTTATTATTGGAACAAGAAATTGACCATAAGTTTGATCTGGCCAA ACAATGCGCAGACCTTTTACGAAACCGAGAGGGGTTCCGACTGCTATGGGAG CCTGAATGCACGAACGTCTGTTTCTGGTACATTCCACCGTCATTACGTAACTTACCAGATGGACCAGAACTATTTGACAAGTTGCATAAG TTTGCGCCAAttttaaaacagaaaatgaTGACGTCAGGGGTCATGATGGTTACGTATCAACCAGTTAAAGATAAGGTCAACTTCTGGCGGATGGTGTTTTCAAACAGCGAATTCACTCATCAgcatttgatgaaaataatcGATGACTTTGAGAGTTTAGCACAAGatattgaaatataa